AGGACCCTTCTGGCGCGTGTCCTGAACGAAGAGGGGTTCACGATCGTCGGCCAAGGGTCGAGTGGCGAGTCCTCGCTGTCCTTGGTTCGGCGAACGAAGCCCGACGTGGTTTTCCTGGCCGTGGGCCTCGTCGAGATGGACGGTATCCGTGCGGCTCGAAGAATCATGGACCAGAGCCCCGTCCCCATCGTCCTGGTCACCAACGACTACGAACGCGAGACCGTTGAGCGGGCAATAGCGGCGGGGATAGCGGCTTATCTCATCAAACCCTTGCGGCGGGAGGAACTCCGTCCGTGCATCGAGTTGGCGGTGTCGCGCCACGGGGAGATCCGTGCCCTGAAGCGGCAGAACGAAGATCTGAAGCACGCCATGGAGGTGCGCAAGGACATCGAACGGGCCAAGGGAATCCTGATGAAGAGCCGGGGACTTTCCGAGGCAGACGCCTTCGCCCTGCTTCAGAA
The sequence above is drawn from the Deltaproteobacteria bacterium genome and encodes:
- a CDS encoding response regulator, with the protein product MPSRVLLIDDHSPSRTLLARVLNEEGFTIVGQGSSGESSLSLVRRTKPDVVFLAVGLVEMDGIRAARRIMDQSPVPIVLVTNDYERETVERAIAAGIAAYLIKPLRREELRPCIELAVSRHGEIRALKRQNEDLKHAMEVRKDIERAKGILMKSRGLSEADAFALLQ